One genomic window of Glycine soja cultivar W05 chromosome 9, ASM419377v2, whole genome shotgun sequence includes the following:
- the LOC114366837 gene encoding uncharacterized protein LOC114366837 isoform X1, with protein MDNIITEGHSISRPPYFNGRNYTEWKERMKIFIQSVDFKLWLLIKNGPKVPTKLVDNEEVEKTEDEYDEEDMKNLELEAKAKNILHCALNPDVFEIFSEGPNTSKQMWDELDRVFDRERTGDNSSTPQGQLSSDPTAPDTSQFSSPDLYFLQETRESMNKFLELCVPLHKLALEGNWQAAKVILGKDSRLKHAAIADGWATLLHVAVGANHASFVKELLQEFDNDQYISLQDYRGNTAFCFAVASGNMEIVELLKGRDPHLPTRRGGSDYIPIQFAAMQGNCDMTRYLYDISKEAFEDTDKIMLFFTFIKTGNYHMALKMADEWVELAYARDDNNETALHLLAVNQNPLDSCCHCPEMEGSFRINPDTKHVMFQLVNFLWKKILQHKDHSEAMRIISEPSQLLYDAAEVGNFGFLSELISAYPGKIIWEVDNNGQSIIHTAVSYRHASIFNLVHEIGFIKDILISYIVKENNTLLHLAAKLAPPDRLAIVSGAAFQMCLEIIWFEEVKKIMPPSFINLKNSDGLTAQQLFIKEHEGLRGKGEEWMKRTAEFCMLISTVIATAIFAAAINIPGGIDDDTKKPNYLNKASFQVFAIADAAAFIFSATAILIFLSILISRYAVYDFHKSLPLKLIFGLITLFISIACMMVAFGSSFFITYYYGLKVLPDSIAVLSCLPLLLYVGLQFSLWSDIIYSTFYCRNLFKPSKRMIYLSTTELEEAYNQTIF; from the exons ATGGATAATATCATCACTGAAGGGCATTCTATTTCGAGGCCACCATATTTCAATGGAAGAAATTACACCGAGTGGAAGGAGCGTATGAAAATATTCATACAATCCGTTGACTTCAAGCTATGGCTTCTGATAAAAAATGGACCAAAAGTTCCAACAAAGCTAGTAGACAATGAAGAAGTGGAAAAAACTGAAGATGAATATGATGAAGAAGACATGAAGAATTTGGAATTAGAGGCCaaagcaaaaaatattttacattgtgCCTTGAACCCAgatgtttttgaaatattttcagAGGGTCCAAATACATCCAAGCAAATGTGGGACGAGCTTGACAGGGTTTTCGACAG GGAAAGGACTGGTGACAACTCATCAACTCCACAAGGACAACTCTCCAGCGATCCAACGGCACCAGATACAAGTCAATTTAGCTCTCCTGATCTTTACTTTTTACAGGAAACAA GGGAATCCATGAACAAATTTCTGGAGCTTTGTGTGCCCCTTCACAAGCTTGCTCTAGAAGGCAATTGGCAAGCAGCCAAAGTCATCTTAGGAAAAGATAGTAGACTGAAGCACGCAGCAATAGCAGATGGTTGGGCTACACTTCTGCATGTTGCTGTAGGTGCTAACCATGCTTCCTTTGTGAAGGAGCTGCTGCAAGAATTCGACAACGATCAATACATCTCGTTGCAAGATTACCGGGGCAACACTGCCTTCTGCTTCGCTGTTGCATCTGGAAACATGGAAATTGTTGAATTATTGAAGGGAAGAGATCCACACTTGCCAACAAGAAGGGGTGGAAGTGATTATATCCCTATTCAGTTTGCTGCGATGCAAGGAAATTGCGACATGACACGCTATCTATACGACATCAGCAAAGAAGCGTTCGAGGATACGGACAAGATAATgttgttctttacttttatcAAGACCGGCAACTATC ACATGGCCTTAAAAATGGCAGATGAGTGGGTAGAGCTAGCTTATGCACGAGATGATAATAACGAGACAGCTTTGCATCTCTTGGCTGTAAATCAAAACCCTTTGGATTCGTGTTGTCATTGTCCAGAGATGGAAGGTTCCTTCCGGATCAACCCTG ACACGAAACATGTGATGTTTCAATTGGTTAATTTTCTCTGGAAAAAAATTCTCCAGCACAAAGACCATTCGGAGGCAATGAGAATCATAAGTGAGCCTTCTCAACTATTATACGATGCTGCAGAAGTTGGTAATTTTGGATTCTTGTCAGAGCTTATTAGTGCTTACCCTGGCAAGATCATATGGGAAGTGGACAACAATGGGCAAAGTATAATTCACACAGCAGTTTCATATCGCCATGCTAGCATCTTCAATCTCGTACATGAAATAGGGTTCATTAAGGATATTCTAATATCATATATTGTCAAAGAAAACAACACTTTATTGCATTTGGCTGCAAAGTTAGCCCCACCAGATCGACTTGCAATAGTTTCTGGAGCTGCATTCCAAATGTGCCTCGAGATCATATGGTTTGAG gaggtgaagaagataatgcCACCATCGTtcataaatttgaaaaactctGATGGTCTAACTGCTCAACAATTATTCATAAAGGAGCATGAAGGATTGCGGGGAAAAGGAGAGGAATGGATGAAACGCACTGCTGAGTTTTGTATGCTTATATCAACCGTTATTGCCACAGCGATTTTTGCTGCGGCAATTAACATACCAGGTGGTATTGATGATGACacaaaaaaaccaaattatTTGAACAAAGCATCATTCCAAGTATTTGCAATAGCAGATGCAGCTGCATTCATCTTCTCAGCAACTGCAATTTTGATATTCTTGTCTATTCTCATCTCGCGATATGCGGTGTACGACTTTCACAAGTCACTGCCCTTGAAGTTAATATTTGGACTGATAACTCTGTTCATCTCCATAGCATGCATGATGGTTGCATTTGGAAGTTCCTTCTTCATAACCTACTACTATGGTTTGAAGGTGCTTCCTGATTCAATTGCAGTACTTTCGTGTCTACCATTGCTTCTATATGTAGGtttgcaattttcatta
- the LOC114366837 gene encoding uncharacterized protein LOC114366837 isoform X2, whose protein sequence is MKIFIQSVDFKLWLLIKNGPKVPTKLVDNEEVEKTEDEYDEEDMKNLELEAKAKNILHCALNPDVFEIFSEGPNTSKQMWDELDRVFDRERTGDNSSTPQGQLSSDPTAPDTSQFSSPDLYFLQETRESMNKFLELCVPLHKLALEGNWQAAKVILGKDSRLKHAAIADGWATLLHVAVGANHASFVKELLQEFDNDQYISLQDYRGNTAFCFAVASGNMEIVELLKGRDPHLPTRRGGSDYIPIQFAAMQGNCDMTRYLYDISKEAFEDTDKIMLFFTFIKTGNYHMALKMADEWVELAYARDDNNETALHLLAVNQNPLDSCCHCPEMEGSFRINPDTKHVMFQLVNFLWKKILQHKDHSEAMRIISEPSQLLYDAAEVGNFGFLSELISAYPGKIIWEVDNNGQSIIHTAVSYRHASIFNLVHEIGFIKDILISYIVKENNTLLHLAAKLAPPDRLAIVSGAAFQMCLEIIWFEEVKKIMPPSFINLKNSDGLTAQQLFIKEHEGLRGKGEEWMKRTAEFCMLISTVIATAIFAAAINIPGGIDDDTKKPNYLNKASFQVFAIADAAAFIFSATAILIFLSILISRYAVYDFHKSLPLKLIFGLITLFISIACMMVAFGSSFFITYYYGLKVLPDSIAVLSCLPLLLYVGLQFSLWSDIIYSTFYCRNLFKPSKRMIYLSTTELEEAYNQTIF, encoded by the exons ATGAAAATATTCATACAATCCGTTGACTTCAAGCTATGGCTTCTGATAAAAAATGGACCAAAAGTTCCAACAAAGCTAGTAGACAATGAAGAAGTGGAAAAAACTGAAGATGAATATGATGAAGAAGACATGAAGAATTTGGAATTAGAGGCCaaagcaaaaaatattttacattgtgCCTTGAACCCAgatgtttttgaaatattttcagAGGGTCCAAATACATCCAAGCAAATGTGGGACGAGCTTGACAGGGTTTTCGACAG GGAAAGGACTGGTGACAACTCATCAACTCCACAAGGACAACTCTCCAGCGATCCAACGGCACCAGATACAAGTCAATTTAGCTCTCCTGATCTTTACTTTTTACAGGAAACAA GGGAATCCATGAACAAATTTCTGGAGCTTTGTGTGCCCCTTCACAAGCTTGCTCTAGAAGGCAATTGGCAAGCAGCCAAAGTCATCTTAGGAAAAGATAGTAGACTGAAGCACGCAGCAATAGCAGATGGTTGGGCTACACTTCTGCATGTTGCTGTAGGTGCTAACCATGCTTCCTTTGTGAAGGAGCTGCTGCAAGAATTCGACAACGATCAATACATCTCGTTGCAAGATTACCGGGGCAACACTGCCTTCTGCTTCGCTGTTGCATCTGGAAACATGGAAATTGTTGAATTATTGAAGGGAAGAGATCCACACTTGCCAACAAGAAGGGGTGGAAGTGATTATATCCCTATTCAGTTTGCTGCGATGCAAGGAAATTGCGACATGACACGCTATCTATACGACATCAGCAAAGAAGCGTTCGAGGATACGGACAAGATAATgttgttctttacttttatcAAGACCGGCAACTATC ACATGGCCTTAAAAATGGCAGATGAGTGGGTAGAGCTAGCTTATGCACGAGATGATAATAACGAGACAGCTTTGCATCTCTTGGCTGTAAATCAAAACCCTTTGGATTCGTGTTGTCATTGTCCAGAGATGGAAGGTTCCTTCCGGATCAACCCTG ACACGAAACATGTGATGTTTCAATTGGTTAATTTTCTCTGGAAAAAAATTCTCCAGCACAAAGACCATTCGGAGGCAATGAGAATCATAAGTGAGCCTTCTCAACTATTATACGATGCTGCAGAAGTTGGTAATTTTGGATTCTTGTCAGAGCTTATTAGTGCTTACCCTGGCAAGATCATATGGGAAGTGGACAACAATGGGCAAAGTATAATTCACACAGCAGTTTCATATCGCCATGCTAGCATCTTCAATCTCGTACATGAAATAGGGTTCATTAAGGATATTCTAATATCATATATTGTCAAAGAAAACAACACTTTATTGCATTTGGCTGCAAAGTTAGCCCCACCAGATCGACTTGCAATAGTTTCTGGAGCTGCATTCCAAATGTGCCTCGAGATCATATGGTTTGAG gaggtgaagaagataatgcCACCATCGTtcataaatttgaaaaactctGATGGTCTAACTGCTCAACAATTATTCATAAAGGAGCATGAAGGATTGCGGGGAAAAGGAGAGGAATGGATGAAACGCACTGCTGAGTTTTGTATGCTTATATCAACCGTTATTGCCACAGCGATTTTTGCTGCGGCAATTAACATACCAGGTGGTATTGATGATGACacaaaaaaaccaaattatTTGAACAAAGCATCATTCCAAGTATTTGCAATAGCAGATGCAGCTGCATTCATCTTCTCAGCAACTGCAATTTTGATATTCTTGTCTATTCTCATCTCGCGATATGCGGTGTACGACTTTCACAAGTCACTGCCCTTGAAGTTAATATTTGGACTGATAACTCTGTTCATCTCCATAGCATGCATGATGGTTGCATTTGGAAGTTCCTTCTTCATAACCTACTACTATGGTTTGAAGGTGCTTCCTGATTCAATTGCAGTACTTTCGTGTCTACCATTGCTTCTATATGTAGGtttgcaattttcatta
- the LOC114367542 gene encoding ankyrin repeat-containing protein ITN1-like isoform X1, with the protein MIGVKMALTHSTSFPRMFQRAGSAQFRRPLLHLVSTQESRHRYLTQCVPLHKAALEGDWKEAKKILDQDPALLNSAITKGWATVLHIAVGANHESFVEELLKLMSREDLELQDIKGNTAFCFAAAVGNVHIAERMRRKNASLPMIRGGEGVTPLHLAVLQGRSEMAWYLFDKTRETLYDDDWFQVFLICVNSGLYELALEMLNQKESLAFARGDNDETALHVLARKPLDCGCRSPLRYPKHVLHLCKNMKDPPVLKLTRRVWDIFLTLDDSKMMTAIREPSQVTFIAAEVGNFEFLSVIMSTYPDLIWELNTMGQSIIHVAALHRHASIFNLIHEIGPSKDLLLTFWDDEGSTLLHSVAEIAPTDRLNVVSGAALQMMLELTWFEEVKKNMQPSYIERPNHEGIVPRELFTEQHKDLLKKGESWMKRTASSCMVVSTLIATGVFSAAFSVPGGTKDDSGSPNYLKKHLFTVFAISDALALTLSTASTLIFLSILISRYAEEDFLRSLPFKLIFGLVSLFLSIVSMMGAFSSAFFITYYHAKTWVVPITIAVFVLFPILLFIYLQFRLWHDIVYSHYMCGSLFRPKKRMIH; encoded by the exons ATGATAGGCGT AAAAATGGCCTTAACACATTCAACATCTTTCCCACGAATGTTTCAGAGGGCTGGTTCAGCTCAGTTTAGAAGGCCTCTCCTTCATTTGGTGTCCACTC AAGAATCAAGGCACAGGTACCTCACCCAATGTGTTCCCCTTCACAAAGCAGCACTGGAAGGAGACTGGAAAGAGGCCAAGAAAATCCTTGACCAAGACCCGGCGCTGCTGAACTCCGCCATAACAAAAGGATGGGCAACAGTGCTCCACATTGCGGTCGGAGCAAACCACGAAAGCTTCGTGGAGGAGTTGCTGAAACTAATGTCGCGTGAAGACTTAGAACTGCAAGATATCAAGGGTAACACTGCATTCTGCTTTGCTGCAGCGGTTGGAAACGTGCACATTGCTGAGAGAATGCGCAGAAAAAATGCATCATTGCCAATGATAAGGGGTGGAGAAGGAGTCACTCCTCTTCACTTGGCTGTGTTACAAGGAAGAAGTGAAATGGCTTGGTATCTGTTTGATAAAACTAGAGAAACACTCTACGATGATGATTGGTTTCAAGTGTTTCTCATTTGTGTAAACTCTGGACTTTATG AACTGGCCCTGGAAATGCTCAATCAGAAGGAATCGCTAGCTTTTGCACGGGGTGATAACGATGAGACAGCTTTGCATGTTTTGGCTCGAAAGCCTTTGGATTGTGGTTGCCGAAGTCCGCTACGATATCCAAAACACGTCCTGCATTTGT GCAAGAACATGAAGGACCCTCCGGTCCTCAAACTTACAAGACGCGTGTGGGATATATTTCTTACCCTCGATGACTCTAAGATGATGACTGCAATTAGAGAACCATCTCAAGTAACATTTATTGCCGCAGAAGTTGGCAATTTCGAGTTTCTATCTGTGATTATGAGCACTTATCcggatttgatttgggaattGAATACGATGGGTCAGAGTATAATTCACGTTGCTGCCTTGCACCGCCACGCTAGCATATTCAATTTGATACACGAAATTGGCCCAAGCAAAGATCTCCTGTTAACATTTTGGGATGATGAAGGCAGCACGTTACTCCATTCTGTCGCAGAAATAGCACCAACAGATCGACTTAATGTAGTTTCTGGAGCAGCTCTTCAAATGATGCTTGAGTTGACATGGTTTGAG GAGGTAAAAAAGAACATGCAACCATCATATATAGAGAGGCCAAATCATGAAGGCATTGTTCCTAGAGAACTATTCACCGAGCAGCATAAGGATTTGTTGAAAAAGGGAGAATCTTGGATGAAGCGAACAGCAAGTTCTTGCATGGTTGTTTCAACCCTAATTGCCACAGGAGTGTTTTCTGCCGCCTTCAGCGTCCCAGGTGGTACCAAAGACGATTCAGGATCTCCCAATTATTTGAAGAAACATTTGTTCACGGTATTTGCAATATCAGATGCCTTGGCATTAACTCTTTCTACCGCCTCAACCCTAATTTTCTTGTCCATACTCATCTCAAGATATGCTGAGGAAGATTTTCTGAGGTCATTGCCATTCAAGTTGATATTTGGACTAGTGTCACTATTTCTCTCAATAGTCAGCATGATGGGAGCATTCAGTAGTGCTTTCTTCATAACATATTACCATGCTAAAACGTGGGTTGTTCCTATCACCATTGCTGTATTTGTGTTGTTCCcaatattgttatttatatatctaCAGTTTCGTCTCTGGCACGACATAGTGTATTCTCACTACATGTGTGGTTCTTTGTTTAGACCAAAGAAACGCATGATTCACTAG
- the LOC114367542 gene encoding ankyrin repeat-containing protein ITN1-like isoform X2 produces the protein MALTHSTSFPRMFQRAGSAQFRRPLLHLVSTQESRHRYLTQCVPLHKAALEGDWKEAKKILDQDPALLNSAITKGWATVLHIAVGANHESFVEELLKLMSREDLELQDIKGNTAFCFAAAVGNVHIAERMRRKNASLPMIRGGEGVTPLHLAVLQGRSEMAWYLFDKTRETLYDDDWFQVFLICVNSGLYELALEMLNQKESLAFARGDNDETALHVLARKPLDCGCRSPLRYPKHVLHLCKNMKDPPVLKLTRRVWDIFLTLDDSKMMTAIREPSQVTFIAAEVGNFEFLSVIMSTYPDLIWELNTMGQSIIHVAALHRHASIFNLIHEIGPSKDLLLTFWDDEGSTLLHSVAEIAPTDRLNVVSGAALQMMLELTWFEEVKKNMQPSYIERPNHEGIVPRELFTEQHKDLLKKGESWMKRTASSCMVVSTLIATGVFSAAFSVPGGTKDDSGSPNYLKKHLFTVFAISDALALTLSTASTLIFLSILISRYAEEDFLRSLPFKLIFGLVSLFLSIVSMMGAFSSAFFITYYHAKTWVVPITIAVFVLFPILLFIYLQFRLWHDIVYSHYMCGSLFRPKKRMIH, from the exons ATGGCCTTAACACATTCAACATCTTTCCCACGAATGTTTCAGAGGGCTGGTTCAGCTCAGTTTAGAAGGCCTCTCCTTCATTTGGTGTCCACTC AAGAATCAAGGCACAGGTACCTCACCCAATGTGTTCCCCTTCACAAAGCAGCACTGGAAGGAGACTGGAAAGAGGCCAAGAAAATCCTTGACCAAGACCCGGCGCTGCTGAACTCCGCCATAACAAAAGGATGGGCAACAGTGCTCCACATTGCGGTCGGAGCAAACCACGAAAGCTTCGTGGAGGAGTTGCTGAAACTAATGTCGCGTGAAGACTTAGAACTGCAAGATATCAAGGGTAACACTGCATTCTGCTTTGCTGCAGCGGTTGGAAACGTGCACATTGCTGAGAGAATGCGCAGAAAAAATGCATCATTGCCAATGATAAGGGGTGGAGAAGGAGTCACTCCTCTTCACTTGGCTGTGTTACAAGGAAGAAGTGAAATGGCTTGGTATCTGTTTGATAAAACTAGAGAAACACTCTACGATGATGATTGGTTTCAAGTGTTTCTCATTTGTGTAAACTCTGGACTTTATG AACTGGCCCTGGAAATGCTCAATCAGAAGGAATCGCTAGCTTTTGCACGGGGTGATAACGATGAGACAGCTTTGCATGTTTTGGCTCGAAAGCCTTTGGATTGTGGTTGCCGAAGTCCGCTACGATATCCAAAACACGTCCTGCATTTGT GCAAGAACATGAAGGACCCTCCGGTCCTCAAACTTACAAGACGCGTGTGGGATATATTTCTTACCCTCGATGACTCTAAGATGATGACTGCAATTAGAGAACCATCTCAAGTAACATTTATTGCCGCAGAAGTTGGCAATTTCGAGTTTCTATCTGTGATTATGAGCACTTATCcggatttgatttgggaattGAATACGATGGGTCAGAGTATAATTCACGTTGCTGCCTTGCACCGCCACGCTAGCATATTCAATTTGATACACGAAATTGGCCCAAGCAAAGATCTCCTGTTAACATTTTGGGATGATGAAGGCAGCACGTTACTCCATTCTGTCGCAGAAATAGCACCAACAGATCGACTTAATGTAGTTTCTGGAGCAGCTCTTCAAATGATGCTTGAGTTGACATGGTTTGAG GAGGTAAAAAAGAACATGCAACCATCATATATAGAGAGGCCAAATCATGAAGGCATTGTTCCTAGAGAACTATTCACCGAGCAGCATAAGGATTTGTTGAAAAAGGGAGAATCTTGGATGAAGCGAACAGCAAGTTCTTGCATGGTTGTTTCAACCCTAATTGCCACAGGAGTGTTTTCTGCCGCCTTCAGCGTCCCAGGTGGTACCAAAGACGATTCAGGATCTCCCAATTATTTGAAGAAACATTTGTTCACGGTATTTGCAATATCAGATGCCTTGGCATTAACTCTTTCTACCGCCTCAACCCTAATTTTCTTGTCCATACTCATCTCAAGATATGCTGAGGAAGATTTTCTGAGGTCATTGCCATTCAAGTTGATATTTGGACTAGTGTCACTATTTCTCTCAATAGTCAGCATGATGGGAGCATTCAGTAGTGCTTTCTTCATAACATATTACCATGCTAAAACGTGGGTTGTTCCTATCACCATTGCTGTATTTGTGTTGTTCCcaatattgttatttatatatctaCAGTTTCGTCTCTGGCACGACATAGTGTATTCTCACTACATGTGTGGTTCTTTGTTTAGACCAAAGAAACGCATGATTCACTAG
- the LOC114425740 gene encoding mediator of RNA polymerase II transcription subunit 18-like isoform X2, producing the protein MECVVQGIIETQHVEALEILLQGLCGVQRERLRIHEICLKSGQHLGTVASEVRLLCDLEQAEPSWTVKHVGGAMRGAGAEQISVLVRSMVESKTSKNALRMFYTLGYKLDHELLRVGFSFNFHRGAQITVTVSSINKMLKLHATDEAVPVTPGIQMVEVTAPATAETYTEVAAAVSSFCEYLAPLLHLSKPGISTGVVPTAAAAAASLMSDGGSTTL; encoded by the exons ATGGAATGCGTGGTTCAGGGAATTATAGAGACACAG CATGTTGAGGCCTTGGAGATTCTTCTTCAAGGACTATGTGGCGTTCAGAGAGAACGATTGAGGATCCATGAAATATGCCTCAAGAGTGGTCAACATCTAG GTACTGTAGCCTCAGAGGTTCGACTGTTGTGTGACCTAGAGCAAGCTGAACCTTCGTG GACTGTTAAACATGTAGGTGGTGCAATGAGGGGAGCAGGCGCAGAGCAAATTTCTGTTCTGGTTAGGTCAATGGTGGAAAGCAAAACAAGCAAGAATGCACTGCGCATGTTTTATACACTGGGGTACAAGTTAGACCATGAGCTGTTGAGGGTGGGATTTTCCTTCAATTTCCACAGGGGTGCACAAATCACTGTAACGGTTTCATCAATCAATAAAATGCTGAAGCTGCATGCAACTGACGAGGCCGTGCCAGTAACACCTGGTATACAAATGGTTGAAGTAACAGCACCTGCAACTGCTGAAACCTACACTGAAGTTGCGGCTGCTGTGTCATCCTTTTGTGAATACCTTGCACC GCTTCTCCACCTGTCGAAACCAGGCATTTCAACCGGTGTTGTTCCTACAGCTGCTGCAGCTGCTGCATCTCTGATGTCTGACGGTGGGAGTACAACGTTGTAG
- the LOC114425740 gene encoding mediator of RNA polymerase II transcription subunit 18-like isoform X1, translating to MDLSKVLDCINNTYISCAMQLCKVDMECVVQGIIETQHVEALEILLQGLCGVQRERLRIHEICLKSGQHLGTVASEVRLLCDLEQAEPSWTVKHVGGAMRGAGAEQISVLVRSMVESKTSKNALRMFYTLGYKLDHELLRVGFSFNFHRGAQITVTVSSINKMLKLHATDEAVPVTPGIQMVEVTAPATAETYTEVAAAVSSFCEYLAPLLHLSKPGISTGVVPTAAAAAASLMSDGGSTTL from the exons ATGGATTTATCGAAAGTGTTAGATTGCATAAATAATACATACATCTCTTGTGCAATGCAGCTGTGCAAGGTGGATATGGAATGCGTGGTTCAGGGAATTATAGAGACACAG CATGTTGAGGCCTTGGAGATTCTTCTTCAAGGACTATGTGGCGTTCAGAGAGAACGATTGAGGATCCATGAAATATGCCTCAAGAGTGGTCAACATCTAG GTACTGTAGCCTCAGAGGTTCGACTGTTGTGTGACCTAGAGCAAGCTGAACCTTCGTG GACTGTTAAACATGTAGGTGGTGCAATGAGGGGAGCAGGCGCAGAGCAAATTTCTGTTCTGGTTAGGTCAATGGTGGAAAGCAAAACAAGCAAGAATGCACTGCGCATGTTTTATACACTGGGGTACAAGTTAGACCATGAGCTGTTGAGGGTGGGATTTTCCTTCAATTTCCACAGGGGTGCACAAATCACTGTAACGGTTTCATCAATCAATAAAATGCTGAAGCTGCATGCAACTGACGAGGCCGTGCCAGTAACACCTGGTATACAAATGGTTGAAGTAACAGCACCTGCAACTGCTGAAACCTACACTGAAGTTGCGGCTGCTGTGTCATCCTTTTGTGAATACCTTGCACC GCTTCTCCACCTGTCGAAACCAGGCATTTCAACCGGTGTTGTTCCTACAGCTGCTGCAGCTGCTGCATCTCTGATGTCTGACGGTGGGAGTACAACGTTGTAG